From the Manis javanica isolate MJ-LG chromosome 13, MJ_LKY, whole genome shotgun sequence genome, one window contains:
- the STAP2 gene encoding signal-transducing adaptor protein 2 isoform X1: MASVLSPPWVPKSKNTLPSHYYESFLEKKGPRDQDYKKFWAGLQGRTLYFYNSNRDSQHMEKLDLGAFVKLTDEVPWGCSHDSGTHFSLVLWNQEIKFKAESLESREMWKGFILTVVELRVPSNLTLLPGHLYMMAEALAKEEARRALEMPLCFLKVSRLEAQLLLERYPECGNLLLRPSGDGAGGVSVTTRQMLNGIPMVRHYKVKLEGPRYVIDVEEPFSCASLDAVVNYFVSHTNKALVPFLLDEDYEKVLGYVEANKENGESAWVAPSVPADPRPGPVPPAGGPKQLPPLPVTPVSRQDKLPTPLNEDENYVIPIGDAPSANYVNGDVPSTSRPVSLKPRKLAKLPKPPTVPKPETKGPNGGLARKPAVSSMQAFFPTAGLADLTAELEEKLQRRRALEHCTGHAGDQQAKLRSCPQAESSS, translated from the exons ATGGCCTCAGTGCTGAGCCCACCTTGGGTCCCTAAGTCCAAGAACACTCTGCCCTCACACTACTATGAGAGCTTTCTGGAGAAGAAGGGACCCCGAGACCAG GATTATAAGAAGTTCTGGGCAGGCCTGCAGGGTCGCACTCTCTATTTCTACAATAGCAATCGGGACTCCCAG CACATGGAGAAATTAGACCTAGGAGCATTCGTGAAGCTCACAGATGAGGTTCCCTGGGGATGCTCCCACGACTCTGGCACCCATTTCAGCCTGGTCCTCTGGAATCAGGAGATCAAGTTCAAG GCAGAGAGTCTGGAGTCTCGGGAGATGTGGAAGGGCTTCATTCTGACCGTGGTGGAG CTCCGCGTCCCGTCCAACCTGACCCTGCTGCCCGGACACCTGTACATGATGGCCGAGGCCTTGGCCAAAGAGGAGGCGCGCCGTGCGCTAGAGATGCCCTT GTGCTTCCTGAAGGTGAGCCGGCTGGAGGCGCAGCTGCTCCTGGAGCGCTACCCCGAGTGCGGGAACTTGCTGCTGCGGCCCAGCGGCGACGGCGCGGGCGGCGTGTCGGTCACCACACGCCAGATGCTGAATGG GATTCCCATGGTTCGGCACTACAAGGTGAAGCTTGAGGGCCCCAGATACGTGATCGACGTGGAGGAGCCG TTCTCCTGCGCCTCACTAGACGCAGTGGTCAACTATTTCGTGTCGCACACCAATAAGGCGCTGGTGCCCTTCCTGCTGGACGAGGACTACGAGAAGGTGCTAG GGTACGTGGAAGCGAATAAAGAGAATGGTGAAAGTGCTTGGGTGGCGCCCTCCGTCCCTGCGGATCCCCGCCCAG GTCCTGTGCCCCCTGCGGGTGGCCCCAAGCAGCTGCCTCCCCTGCCTGTCACACCAGTGTCCAGACAGGACAAGCTGCCCACCCCACTGAACGAGGATGAGAATTATGTGATCCCCATTGGCGATGCCCCAAGTGCCAACTACGTGAATGGGGATG TGCCTTCCACTAGTCGACCTGTCAGCCTGAAGCCCAGGAAGCTGGCAAAGCTTCCAAAGCCACCCACTGTGCCCAAGCCAG AGACCAAAGGCCCTAATGGAGGTCTGGCCAGGAAACCGGCAGTCAGCTCAATGCAGGCTTTCTTCCCCACAGCAG GGCTGGCAGACTTGACGGCCGAACTGGAAGAGAAATTGCAGAGGCGGCGGGCACTGGAGCACTGTACCGGACACGCTGGAGACCAGCAGGCCAAGCTCAGATCGTGCCCTCAAGCAGAGTCCTCCTCTTAG
- the STAP2 gene encoding signal-transducing adaptor protein 2 isoform X2, producing the protein MASVLSPPWVPKSKNTLPSHYYESFLEKKGPRDQDYKKFWAGLQGRTLYFYNSNRDSQHMEKLDLGAFVKLTDEVPWGCSHDSGTHFSLVLWNQEIKFKAESLESREMWKGFILTVVELRVPSNLTLLPGHLYMMAEALAKEEARRALEMPLCFLKVSRLEAQLLLERYPECGNLLLRPSGDGAGGVSVTTRQMLNGIPMVRHYKVKLEGPRYVIDVEEPFSCASLDAVVNYFVSHTNKALVPFLLDEDYEKVLGYVEANKENGESAWVAPSVPADPRPGPVPPAGGPKQLPPLPVTPVSRQDKLPTPLNEDENYVIPIGDAPSANYVNGDVPSTSRPVSLKPRKLAKLPKPPTVPKPGLADLTAELEEKLQRRRALEHCTGHAGDQQAKLRSCPQAESSS; encoded by the exons ATGGCCTCAGTGCTGAGCCCACCTTGGGTCCCTAAGTCCAAGAACACTCTGCCCTCACACTACTATGAGAGCTTTCTGGAGAAGAAGGGACCCCGAGACCAG GATTATAAGAAGTTCTGGGCAGGCCTGCAGGGTCGCACTCTCTATTTCTACAATAGCAATCGGGACTCCCAG CACATGGAGAAATTAGACCTAGGAGCATTCGTGAAGCTCACAGATGAGGTTCCCTGGGGATGCTCCCACGACTCTGGCACCCATTTCAGCCTGGTCCTCTGGAATCAGGAGATCAAGTTCAAG GCAGAGAGTCTGGAGTCTCGGGAGATGTGGAAGGGCTTCATTCTGACCGTGGTGGAG CTCCGCGTCCCGTCCAACCTGACCCTGCTGCCCGGACACCTGTACATGATGGCCGAGGCCTTGGCCAAAGAGGAGGCGCGCCGTGCGCTAGAGATGCCCTT GTGCTTCCTGAAGGTGAGCCGGCTGGAGGCGCAGCTGCTCCTGGAGCGCTACCCCGAGTGCGGGAACTTGCTGCTGCGGCCCAGCGGCGACGGCGCGGGCGGCGTGTCGGTCACCACACGCCAGATGCTGAATGG GATTCCCATGGTTCGGCACTACAAGGTGAAGCTTGAGGGCCCCAGATACGTGATCGACGTGGAGGAGCCG TTCTCCTGCGCCTCACTAGACGCAGTGGTCAACTATTTCGTGTCGCACACCAATAAGGCGCTGGTGCCCTTCCTGCTGGACGAGGACTACGAGAAGGTGCTAG GGTACGTGGAAGCGAATAAAGAGAATGGTGAAAGTGCTTGGGTGGCGCCCTCCGTCCCTGCGGATCCCCGCCCAG GTCCTGTGCCCCCTGCGGGTGGCCCCAAGCAGCTGCCTCCCCTGCCTGTCACACCAGTGTCCAGACAGGACAAGCTGCCCACCCCACTGAACGAGGATGAGAATTATGTGATCCCCATTGGCGATGCCCCAAGTGCCAACTACGTGAATGGGGATG TGCCTTCCACTAGTCGACCTGTCAGCCTGAAGCCCAGGAAGCTGGCAAAGCTTCCAAAGCCACCCACTGTGCCCAAGCCAG GGCTGGCAGACTTGACGGCCGAACTGGAAGAGAAATTGCAGAGGCGGCGGGCACTGGAGCACTGTACCGGACACGCTGGAGACCAGCAGGCCAAGCTCAGATCGTGCCCTCAAGCAGAGTCCTCCTCTTAG
- the FSD1 gene encoding fibronectin type III and SPRY domain-containing protein 1 isoform X2: MEDQREALRKIITTLAVKNEEIQSFIYSLKQMLLNVEANSAKVQEDLEAEFQSLFSLLEELKEGMLMKIKQDRASRTYELQNQLAACTRALESSEELLETANQTLQATDSEDFPQAAKQIKDGVTMAPAFRLSLKAKVSDNMSHLMVDFAQERRMLQALKFLPVPSTPVIDLAESLVADNCVTLVWRMPDEDSKIDHYVLEYRRTNFEGLPRLKEEQPWMVIEGIRQTECTLTGLKFDMKFMNFRVKACNKAVAGEFSEPVTLETPAFMFRLDASTSHQNLRVDDLSVEWDAMGGKVQDIKAREKDGKGRTASPVNSPARGTPSPKRMPSGRGGRDRFTAESYTVLGDTLIDGGEHYWEVRYEPDSKAFGVGVAYRSLGRFEQLGKTAASWCLHVNNWLQASCPSTMPAPNSCCTPSRPSSHSPCCLPSQCGVAASR; encoded by the exons ATGGAGGACCAGAGG GAGGCTCTGCGGAAGATCATCACCACGCTGGCTGTGAAGAATGAGGAGATTCAGAGTTTCATCTACTCCCTCAAGCAGATGCTGCTGAATGTGGAG GCCAACTCGGCCAAGGTGCAGGAGGACCTGGAGGCAGAGTTCCAGTCCCTCTTTTCCCTCCTGGAGGAGCTGAAGGAGGGCATGCTCATGAAGATAAAGCAGGACCGCGCCAGCCGCACCTACGAGCTGCAG AACCAGCTGGCTGCCTGCACACGGGCCCTGGAGAGCTCTGAGGAGCTTCTGGAGACGGCCAACCAGACCCTGCAGGCCACAGACAGTGAGGACTTTCCACAG GCTGCCAAGCAAATCAAAGATGG TGTGACAATGGCCCCTGCCTTCCGGCTGTCGCTCAAAGCCAAGGTCAGCGACAACATGAGCCACCTCATGGTGGACTTTGCACAGGAGCGGAGGATGCTGCAGGCTCTCAAGTTCCTGCCTG TGCCCAGCACCCCCGTGATCGACCTGGCCGAGTCCTTGGTGGCAGACAACTGTGTGACGCTGGTGTGGCGCATGCCGGACGAGGACAGCAAGATCGACCACTATGTGCTGGAGTATCGGCGGACCAACTTCGAAGGCCTGCCCCGCCTCAAGGAGGAGCAGCCCTGGATGGTGATTGAGGGCATCCGGCAGACGGAGTGCACGCTGACTG GTCTCAAGTTTGACATGAAATTCATGAATTTCCGTGTGAAGGCCTGTAATAAGGCTGTTGCAGGCGAGTTCTCCGAGCCGGTGACCCTGGAGACACCAG CGTTCATGTTCCGCCTGGATGCGTCCACATCCCACCAGAACCTACGGGTGGATGATCTCTCCGTGGAGTGGGACGCTATGGGCGGGAAGGTGCAGGATATCAAGGCTCGCGAGAAAGATGGCAAGGGAAGGACAGCGTCTCCCGTCAACTCTCCAGCCAG AGGAACCCCGTCTCCCAAGAGGATGCCCTCAGGTCGAGGGGGTCGGGATCGCTTCACCGCTGAGTCCTACACGGTGCTGG GGGACACGCTGATCGACGGTGGGGAACACTACTGGGAGGTGCGCTACGAGCCAGACAGCAAGGCATTCGGCGTGGGAGTGGCCTACCGCAGCCTGGGCCGCTTCGAGCAGCTGGGCAAGACGGCGGCGTCCTGGTGCCTGCACGTCAACAACTGGCTGCAG GCCTCCTGTCCTTCTACAATGCCCGCACCAAACAGCTGCTGCACGCCTTCAAGGCCAAGTTCACACAGCCCCTGCTGCCTGCCTTCACA GTGTGGTGTGGCAGCTTCCAGGTGA
- the FSD1 gene encoding fibronectin type III and SPRY domain-containing protein 1 isoform X1 → MEDQREALRKIITTLAVKNEEIQSFIYSLKQMLLNVEANSAKVQEDLEAEFQSLFSLLEELKEGMLMKIKQDRASRTYELQNQLAACTRALESSEELLETANQTLQATDSEDFPQAAKQIKDGVTMAPAFRLSLKAKVSDNMSHLMVDFAQERRMLQALKFLPVPSTPVIDLAESLVADNCVTLVWRMPDEDSKIDHYVLEYRRTNFEGLPRLKEEQPWMVIEGIRQTECTLTGLKFDMKFMNFRVKACNKAVAGEFSEPVTLETPAFMFRLDASTSHQNLRVDDLSVEWDAMGGKVQDIKAREKDGKGRTASPVNSPARGTPSPKRMPSGRGGRDRFTAESYTVLGDTLIDGGEHYWEVRYEPDSKAFGVGVAYRSLGRFEQLGKTAASWCLHVNNWLQVSFTAKHANKAKVLDVPVPDCLGVHCDFHQGLLSFYNARTKQLLHAFKAKFTQPLLPAFTVWCGSFQVTTGLQVPSSVRCLQKRGSATSSSNTSLT, encoded by the exons ATGGAGGACCAGAGG GAGGCTCTGCGGAAGATCATCACCACGCTGGCTGTGAAGAATGAGGAGATTCAGAGTTTCATCTACTCCCTCAAGCAGATGCTGCTGAATGTGGAG GCCAACTCGGCCAAGGTGCAGGAGGACCTGGAGGCAGAGTTCCAGTCCCTCTTTTCCCTCCTGGAGGAGCTGAAGGAGGGCATGCTCATGAAGATAAAGCAGGACCGCGCCAGCCGCACCTACGAGCTGCAG AACCAGCTGGCTGCCTGCACACGGGCCCTGGAGAGCTCTGAGGAGCTTCTGGAGACGGCCAACCAGACCCTGCAGGCCACAGACAGTGAGGACTTTCCACAG GCTGCCAAGCAAATCAAAGATGG TGTGACAATGGCCCCTGCCTTCCGGCTGTCGCTCAAAGCCAAGGTCAGCGACAACATGAGCCACCTCATGGTGGACTTTGCACAGGAGCGGAGGATGCTGCAGGCTCTCAAGTTCCTGCCTG TGCCCAGCACCCCCGTGATCGACCTGGCCGAGTCCTTGGTGGCAGACAACTGTGTGACGCTGGTGTGGCGCATGCCGGACGAGGACAGCAAGATCGACCACTATGTGCTGGAGTATCGGCGGACCAACTTCGAAGGCCTGCCCCGCCTCAAGGAGGAGCAGCCCTGGATGGTGATTGAGGGCATCCGGCAGACGGAGTGCACGCTGACTG GTCTCAAGTTTGACATGAAATTCATGAATTTCCGTGTGAAGGCCTGTAATAAGGCTGTTGCAGGCGAGTTCTCCGAGCCGGTGACCCTGGAGACACCAG CGTTCATGTTCCGCCTGGATGCGTCCACATCCCACCAGAACCTACGGGTGGATGATCTCTCCGTGGAGTGGGACGCTATGGGCGGGAAGGTGCAGGATATCAAGGCTCGCGAGAAAGATGGCAAGGGAAGGACAGCGTCTCCCGTCAACTCTCCAGCCAG AGGAACCCCGTCTCCCAAGAGGATGCCCTCAGGTCGAGGGGGTCGGGATCGCTTCACCGCTGAGTCCTACACGGTGCTGG GGGACACGCTGATCGACGGTGGGGAACACTACTGGGAGGTGCGCTACGAGCCAGACAGCAAGGCATTCGGCGTGGGAGTGGCCTACCGCAGCCTGGGCCGCTTCGAGCAGCTGGGCAAGACGGCGGCGTCCTGGTGCCTGCACGTCAACAACTGGCTGCAGGTCAGCTTCACTGCCAAGCATGCCAACAAGGCCAAGGTGCTGGACGTCCCCGTGCCCGACTGCCTGGGCGTGCACTGCGACTTCCACCAAG GCCTCCTGTCCTTCTACAATGCCCGCACCAAACAGCTGCTGCACGCCTTCAAGGCCAAGTTCACACAGCCCCTGCTGCCTGCCTTCACA GTGTGGTGTGGCAGCTTCCAGGTGACGACAGGCCTGCAGGTCCCCAGCTCTGTGCGCTGCCTGCAGAAGCGGGGCAGTGCCACCAGCAGCTCCAACACCAGCCTCACCTAG